A window from Chryseobacterium vaccae encodes these proteins:
- the traM gene encoding conjugative transposon protein TraM, producing the protein MKDSDKIKITENDLPQNSNELSDHPKAQWEKVKKPVFYFLMAAICATCFYLIFKPKSNNTLVEEAGFNAVIPQAKDGQLQSDKQKAYEQQLLEQKNEEKRNTITTLSDYWNDQSTLNSNGNTSALISNKSTLQQSDQNAINSYRSAQQTLSSFYGRDDQEVNNLRKEISRLKNEAMQNNPIPAGLGMNDQLELMEKSYQMAAKYLPTTPREEESAPKEEPNKSTEKKVKLTSVRPAYSNIVSSLYREMSDSAFVAGLNQNRFYNAQNETVISGQSKNAIQGIIYETKTIVNESTLSIRLIEALQLGRTELPPGSLLIASGKFQGGRLQLTISSIQYKGSVYPVEINIYDNDGQLGLYVPYSPEQNAVSDVVANMSQASGTNIMMTQSAGQQVAADLSRGVVQGLSGYFQKRVRQLKVTVKAGHQVLLVPKNN; encoded by the coding sequence ATGAAAGATTCAGATAAAATTAAAATCACAGAAAATGATCTTCCTCAAAATTCCAATGAATTGAGTGACCATCCCAAAGCCCAATGGGAGAAAGTGAAGAAGCCGGTTTTTTATTTCCTGATGGCTGCCATTTGCGCAACTTGCTTTTACCTTATTTTTAAACCAAAATCCAATAATACCCTAGTTGAAGAAGCAGGTTTTAATGCCGTTATTCCACAAGCAAAGGATGGACAGTTGCAGTCGGATAAGCAAAAGGCTTACGAGCAACAACTCTTGGAGCAAAAAAATGAAGAGAAAAGAAATACAATAACCACTTTATCGGACTATTGGAATGACCAGAGTACTTTAAATTCGAATGGGAATACTTCTGCTTTAATATCTAATAAGAGTACTCTTCAACAATCCGATCAGAATGCTATAAACAGTTATCGCAGTGCACAGCAGACATTGAGTTCTTTCTATGGCAGAGATGATCAGGAAGTCAATAATCTAAGGAAAGAAATCTCAAGATTAAAAAATGAGGCGATGCAGAACAACCCTATTCCAGCAGGTCTTGGAATGAACGATCAGTTAGAACTAATGGAAAAATCGTATCAGATGGCAGCCAAATACCTTCCGACAACTCCAAGAGAGGAAGAGTCTGCACCAAAAGAAGAGCCTAACAAATCTACTGAAAAGAAAGTTAAACTGACTTCAGTAAGACCTGCATATTCCAATATTGTTTCCTCATTATACAGAGAGATGTCAGACAGTGCTTTTGTTGCAGGTTTGAATCAAAATAGGTTTTATAATGCTCAAAATGAGACTGTAATTTCAGGTCAATCTAAAAATGCGATACAAGGTATTATCTATGAGACTAAGACCATAGTCAATGAAAGTACACTATCCATAAGACTGATAGAGGCGTTGCAGCTAGGGCGTACAGAACTTCCTCCGGGTAGTTTGCTTATCGCTTCAGGTAAATTTCAGGGTGGGCGACTTCAGTTAACAATATCCTCCATTCAATATAAAGGCAGCGTCTATCCTGTAGAAATCAATATCTACGATAATGATGGGCAATTGGGGTTATATGTTCCGTATTCACCGGAGCAAAATGCGGTCAGCGATGTTGTTGCCAATATGAGCCAGGCTTCCGGTACCAACATTATGATGACCCAATCAGCAGGACAGCAGGTTGCTGCCGATTTAAGCAGGGGTGTTGTACAAGGGTTGTCTGGTTATTTTCAAAAAAGGGTGCGGCAGCTAAAAGTAACTGTAAAAGCAGGCCATCAGGTCTTGCTGGTACCCAAAAATAATTAA